The genomic stretch ACTATAGCGGAATTTGTTAAAAGTTCCGAGGGTTTTACAGAAGAAGAAAGACAAAAAGCGGACGAGATATACAAAAGGTCGGAGGATACTCTTAACAGTCTTGTCTACAAGGCTAAAAAGTGTGGCAAGTCCATTGTGTATGGTATACCTGAAGACATAACTTCTCTCTTTTGCGTTTTTATCTCAGATATGACTATTTTTGGAGACGTGAGAGATGTTTTTAGAGAAGTCTTTAACTTCCTTAGAGGCAAAGAGGTAGATGAGTTTGTTCTTGGACTTTCTGCACTTGGTTTAGTGTCTCCAGCTTTTGACTTTTTGAGGGCTTTGAGGAAAACCTCTGCTCTTAGCGAACCCTTAGCTAAGGCGGTTGTAAAGGACAGAAAACTCGCACAGAGCATATGGGATACAGGAAATATATGGCGAAAACAGGCGGGAATAGCACCCTATGCGAGGACTCTTAAGTTTGTAGAAAATGAGAAGCAGTTGGAGAATCTCTATAAATATACTCAAAAGCATGGTGCGGTAGCCACCTATTTGGCAGTGCAAAAAACTAACGGAAAGATTTTAGAAAGCTACAAACCTCTCGTGCTATACACAAGTGCTCCGCAACTCATAAGAGTGGGTATAAAGGACTTTTTTGGTAAAGATGGTCTTAGCATAACATACAAGGCACTTGATGAAATGCTAAAAGAAAAGTTTGGTTTTTGGCATCATTTAATCTTACCTTTTGCAATTTCTCTAATATACCTATTGCTGAACCTTATCCTGCCTTTTAGGGATATAAAAAGTGCTTTTGTTTTTGCAGGTCTCTTGTTTGGTTTCACCTTTGTCTATGGCTTTATGTAGTTTATGAATTTATCTCTATCTCATACTGCTTTATCTTCCTGTATAGGTTAGAAAGGTCTATGCCTATGGCTTCTGCGGTTTTTCTAAGGTCATAGTCGTTTTCCTTCAACTTTCTTTCAATGAAAAGCTTTTCAAAAGACTGCCTTGCCTTCCTTAGGTCCTTTTCCATGAGAAGAGACCTTATATCCTCTGGCTCATGGTCAAAACCAAGAAGACTTTTTAGGTCTTTTTCTGTTATCTGCGTGCCTTCGTGGAGTATGGCAAGCCTTTCCATAAGGTTTTTCAATTCTCTTACGTTTCCTTTCCACGGGTAGGTTTGAAGAAGTTTTCTTGCACCTTCACTTAAATATTTAGGTTGTTTGTTGTATTCTTTTAGAAACTTTGATAGGAAATGCTCAGCGAGTAGAATTATATCCTCATCCCTTTCTCTAAGAGGTGGTAGACTTATCACAAAGGTGGATATCCTATGATAGAGGTCTTCTCTGAAGTTCCCTTTTTTTACCTCGTCCTGCAGGTTTTTGTTGGTGGCACACAGGAGTCTAAAGTCAGACCTTATTACCTGCGTTCCACCAAGTCTTGTAAATTCTTTTGTTTCAAGCACTCTAAGGAGCTTTGCTTGTGCCTTTGGACTTAGCTCGGAAACCTCATCCAAAAAGAGCGTGCCACCATGAGCCAGCTCAATTTTACCCAGCTTTCTTTGACTGGCGGAGGTAAAGGCACCTCTTTCGTAGCCAAAAAGCTCTGCCTCCACAAGGTCGTCAGGAAGCCCAGCACAGTTTATGTCTATAAAGGGTCCTTCGGACCTTTCTGAAAGGGCGTGTATTCTCCTTGCTACAAGCTCCTTCCCTGTGCCACTTTCTCCTACGATAAGGACGTTGGCGTTGGTCTTTGCCACCTTGTGGATGAGTTCCTTTACCTGTAGTATCTGCCTGCTTTTACCAATGATTGGGTCTTGGTCTTCTTCTTTTCTTGACCTTATGGTCTCCCTTAGGGCTTTTTCTACCGTTGTCAAAAGCCTATCCATAGAAAAGGGTTTTTCAAGAAAGTCGTATGCACCTTCCTTTATTGACCTGACCGCATGCTCTGTTTTGCCATGACCTGTTATGACTATAATGGCAGAACCTGGGAGTTTTTCCTTCAGGTAAGAAATATATTCAAGCCCATTACCGTCAGGAAGCCAAAGGTCCAAGAGCACACAATGAAAGTAAAAACGCTCTACCTTTTCCCTCATGGACTTTATACTGTCCGCAGTGGATACACTGTAGCCTTCCTCTTCAAGGATACTCCTTAGGGTTTCTCTTATACCCTTTTCGTCATCCACCACCAATATGTTAGCCTGCATAGGTTATAATTTAACAGCAAGGAAAGGTAAAATACGAAAAAAAAGCTATCATAATGGTGGTCCTAATTTCTTTGCTAATCTTCGGTGCGTGGTTCTTTGCAAGTCCATACATAACCCTTAAAAGGTTCGGCTCTGCTCTGGAAAGGGGTGATGCCAATGAGGTATCCAGATATGTAGAGTATCAAGCCCTGAGGGAAGACCTT from Aquificaceae bacterium encodes the following:
- a CDS encoding sigma-54 dependent transcriptional regulator → MQANILVVDDEKGIRETLRSILEEEGYSVSTADSIKSMREKVERFYFHCVLLDLWLPDGNGLEYISYLKEKLPGSAIIVITGHGKTEHAVRSIKEGAYDFLEKPFSMDRLLTTVEKALRETIRSRKEEDQDPIIGKSRQILQVKELIHKVAKTNANVLIVGESGTGKELVARRIHALSERSEGPFIDINCAGLPDDLVEAELFGYERGAFTSASQRKLGKIELAHGGTLFLDEVSELSPKAQAKLLRVLETKEFTRLGGTQVIRSDFRLLCATNKNLQDEVKKGNFREDLYHRISTFVISLPPLRERDEDIILLAEHFLSKFLKEYNKQPKYLSEGARKLLQTYPWKGNVRELKNLMERLAILHEGTQITEKDLKSLLGFDHEPEDIRSLLMEKDLRKARQSFEKLFIERKLKENDYDLRKTAEAIGIDLSNLYRKIKQYEIEINS
- a CDS encoding DUF2939 domain-containing protein; this translates as MVVLISLLIFGAWFFASPYITLKRFGSALERGDANEVSRYVEYQALREDLKIKTLLAKEVAKEVDTEEVGFSP